The Treponema sp. Marseille-Q3903 genomic interval GCATTCAACAAGCTGCGGCGCTGTAAGTTTCATATTGATTGTCTGACGTCTTTTTGTAACGGCTTTTGATGTTTTACTTCTTGGTACTGCCATATATATAACCTCACTTAAATGTATCAAATATAACTGAAACTAAATATACAACAGTTCCAACCTGAATGTCAATCTATTATAACAAATTTTGTATCTTTGTCAAACAAAAATGTAAAATTTGTCATTTAAATATATTTTTTATTTAATCATTTTGAATATTTTTCCATCAGCGCCTTTTCTACTAACGGCGGAACCATCCTTGAAATATCACCGCCAAACTTAGCTAGCTCTTTTATCGATGATGACTTCACAATTGCAAATTTTTCTTTTGACTGGAGCAATACAGTTTCAATCTCAGGATTTAAATTCTGATTCATCAAGGCAAGCTCAAACTCGTATGCAAAATCATTAGACGACCTCACACCCCTTACAAGAACTTTTGCATTATTTTGCTTTGCATAATTCACTATAAGACCTGTATATGCGTGAACCGAAACGTTTTTTATTGAAGAAACGAGTTCTTTTAGCATTGAAACCCTTTCTTCTTGTGTAAACATATATTTTTTATCGGGATTGACAGAGACCACAACATCAACTTTTTCAAAAAGTTTTGCAGCACGGCTTATTATATCTAAATGTCCATTTGTAGGAGGATCAAATGACCCTGCAAAAACTGCTTTAATCATAACAAGAATTTATCTTATTTGACGAAAACGGGCAATAGATGTAAACTTCAATCTATGGAAAAATTCAAATTTGCAATAGCTGCTATTATTTTGGGAATTAGTTTGATTTCATGCGGGACGACACCTGCAAATGAAAAAAAATCAAAGACAGAAGCGCCGAACATCAAAACAACTGCGGAGCAAAAAAAATCGCAAAATTTTGACGATGAAGTTGAGCTTGTCAACGATGAAGTTGGAACTGATGATGAAGAGTACAAACGTTCTACAAAAGAGCTTTCTATGCAGGACACTGTAACAAAGAAAGAATTCAACGAAGACAAAACTGAAGTTTTAAGAATTATCGGCAAACTCCAAAAAATCATGGATGAAGAGAATGTTGAAGAATGGTTAAAATATATCGACCCTGCATCAAAAAGATATTATACAAATCCTGCAAACATCAGAGCGGCACAAAAAAAATTGCCTAACAAAGCAATTATCTTGAATGGAATTGGAGACTATTTTAAGTACGTTTTTATTCCTTCAAGAAAACGAAGCGAAGTAAAAGAAATCCGCTATATTTCTAAAACAAATATAAAAGCTGTAGATGTAAAAGAAAACGGAGGAATTATCGTTTATTATTACTTTGTCAAAATAAATAATAAATGGCTTGTTCAAATCCCTACTCTTAATTAGTTTTACATTGATTTTTTGAACCCGATATTTTATAATAGATTGAATTGTTGTATACAACGGAGGAACCTTATGTATATTTCTAAAAAAGTTTTGATTTCAACTTTTCTGATTTTATCATCAGTTTTTGTATTTGCTCAGGAACAAAAAGTTCAGAGTAAAAAAAATAGTGACAAAGAGGAAGAAACATCTGTAGAAAGCGAATATTTAACTGATGTTGATGGAGACATCATTATGACACTCGCAGAATCAGATGACTATGATAATAAACTCGTAGCTTTACAATATTTGCAAAGTGCTCTTGACGAAGGCAATACTTCCGATTCTGTTATTCAGGCGCTTGATAGGCTCGCAGGTGAAGGTATCACTTCGCAATCGAGAACAAAGGGAAGAGTTACAAACAATTTTCCTGAAATAAGACGTCAAGCTTGTTTATTGATGGCAAAAGTCCCTACTGAGCATACAAAGAACACTTTGATTTCAATTGCTGTCGCTGACAATGAACCGATGGTAATCGCTGCTGCTGTAAAATCTCTCGGACAGATTGGAATAAACAACAATGATGAAACTGTTGAAGCGATTGCTTTTGCTAACAGACGCAATCAAGTTTTAAATCCGACAAGTTCACTTGCCCTTGAAGTTTTGAATGCTTTTGAGGCACTTGCAAATTCAACAGAGAACAGAAAAACAATGATAGATTCGATTTCAAGAATTTCTGTTGATTACCATTATGTTACGCCTGTTCGCCAGAAAGCATACAAACTTTTGAAATCTATTTCATCAAATGGAAACGGCGATAAGAAAAAGAAATCTGAAAAAAAATCAAAATCTTCCGACTCTTCTGTCGTTGAAGAATAGATTAGATTCAAAATTATAATATTGTTTGATTCCCGTGAGTTAATCACGGGATTTTTTATGTAAATAATGGAAATATATTATGGAACCGATAATCCTCGCTTCTTCTTCACCTAGAAGGCAAGACATATTAAAAATGCTGAAAATCCCATTCAGGGTAATTATTCCAAACATAGACGAAACATTATCTACGGTAAAGGAGCCTGAACTCATACCAGAGGTTTTTGCGCGTGAAAAAATTTCTGCTGTGATACATTCTCTCCCCTCAGGTCAGGAGATTCCATGGATTTTGGGCGCAGACACTGTGATTGTCTTTGAAGGAAAAATTTTCGGAAAACCGCAATCTCATCAGCAGGCTATAGAGTATCTAAGTCAATTGCAAGGTAAAAAACATACTGTTGTAACTGCAATTGTTTTGTATAATGGCAGGGTTCGCGAAATTTCAAGCAGAATCTGTAAAACTGATATAACTTTTTCACCTATGTCTCAACAGGAAATAGAATGGTATGCAGAGACAGGAGAATGGCATGGAGCTGCCGGCGGATATCGTATTCAAAGTCTCGCATCGTGTTTTGTAAGCAAAATAGAAGGTTCATATTCTGGAGCAGTAGGATTGCCTGTTTTTGAACTTTATGATATATTGAAAGAACAAGGTTATTCTATTTTAGAATAGCTTTGAAAATCGGTTAAACAAAATCTGTGATTCTGCTTAACCGTAATCCTCCGGCCCGTATGGGTACGAGAAATAGAGTTTGGTGGTATATTCTATACGATTAAAAGAATTTACCCGTGAAGGAGTTACTCATGGCAGTAGTAACAATGAAAAACCTTTTGGAATCCGGAGTTCACTTCGGACATCAGGTAAGACGTTGGGATCCACGTATGAAGAAGTATATCTTCGCAGAACGCAATGGAATCCACATTATCGATTTGCAGAAAACAATTGCTGCAATCAAAGACGGCTATGATGAAGTACGCAGAGTTACTGCATCAGGCAAATCAGTTCTATTTGTAGGAACTAAAAAACAGGCACAGCAAGCTGTACAAAAAGAAGCTGAGCGCTGTGGAATGTATTACGTAAACAACCGCTGGCTTGGTGGTATGCTTACAAACTTCTCTACAATCAAAAAATCACTTCAACGCCTAAAAAAAATCGAAAAGATGGAAATTGACGGCACTTTTGAAAATCTTACAAAAAAAGAAGTAGCAGCTTTACTTAAAGAAAAAAGCAAGCTCGAAAAAAACCTTGGCGGTATAAAAGAAATGAAAGAGCTGCCGGGTGTTCTCTTTGTTATCGATACGCACAAAGAACAGCTCGCAGTTGCTGAAGCTCGCAGAATGGGTATTCCTATCATCGCCGTCGTTGATACAAACTGTAACCCAGAAGGAATCGACTTCCCTATTCCGGGCAACGATGACGCTATCCGCGCAATTTCACTGTTTACTTCAATTATCGCTAACGCTGTAATTGAATCTGACAATGAAGCAGGTCTCAAGATTCTCGAAAACTTGAACGATGAAGAAGAAGTTACAACGGATGCAGCAGTTAAGAATGAAGACGAAGAAATAGTAGACTATTCTAACTACCAGCCGACAGAAGTAAAAGAAGAAGATGTAGAAGCTGATGAAAAAGACAGCCTCGTCGATGAAGATAGGATTTATAAGGATTAATTATGGCAATTACAGCAGCTGACGTAAAGGCACTCAGAGAAAAAACAGGTGCCGGCATGATGGAATGCAAAAAAGCCCTTACAGAATGTAACGGTGACAGTGCAGAAGCAGAAAAATATCTTAAAGAAAAAGGACTTGCAGCAGTAGCAAAACGTTCAGAACGAGCAACAACAGAAGGTCGCTTGTTCATCCGTCAGGACGGAAACAAAATTTACGTTGTTGAACTGACATGCGAAACTGACTTTGTCGCTAAAAACGCAGATTTCATTGCACTTGGTGAAAAGATGCTCGATGTAATAATTGCAAAAGGTTACACATCAGTTTCTGACGAACTAAAAGCAATGATGGAAGACCTTGCAGTAAAAATTCGAGAGAACATGGCTGTTTCTAAAGTAGAAGTTATTGAAATCCCTGAGAATTCAGTTGGTTCATTCTACATTCACTCAGATAAAAAGACAGGTGCAGTTGTGGTGATTTCAGGTTCAACTTCTGATGCAGTAAAAACATTTGCGTATGATTGTTGTCTTCACATTGCAGCATTTACCCCGTCTTACATATCTAAAAAAGATGTTCCACAGTCTTACATTGATGAACAAAAAGAAATCTTCAAAGCACAGATGGATCAGGACGAAAAGATGGCTTCAAAACCTGAAAACGTGAAAGAAGGCATTTTGATTGGTAAAATCAACAAGCACCTTGCTGAAATCTGTTTTGAAGACCAGATGTTTGTAAAAGATGACAAAAAAACAGTTATTGCAAAGATTGCAGAAGTTGGAAAAGAAAACGGTGCAACTCTGAAATTTATAACTGCAAAACTTTTTGTGCTTGGGAAATAATTAAATACTGAAGCTGTCCGAAAATTTGTTTTTTGGACAGCTTTCTTAATTTATACAAATCAGGAGACCAATATGGCAGAAACTAACGAAGTACGCATGGAAAAAACAATCGCTTCATTAAAAGATTCATTCAATACAATCAGAACCGGACGTGCCAATGCTGCAATTTTTGATAAGGTACGTGTAGATTACTATGGCACAAAATCGCCTCTCAATCAGGTTGCTTCAATTGCAATTCCCGAAGCACGTTCTGTCATCATTACTCCGTTCGATAAATCTCTTATAGGTGAAATTGAAAAAGCTATTCAAGTTGCAGATCTTGGATTTAACCCGTCAAACGATGGAAAAGTAATCCGTATCGCAATTCCTCCTCTTACAGCAGATCGTCGTAAAGAACTAGTAAAACAGGCTAAGACAATTGCAGAAAACAGCCGAACAGCAATCCGCAACATCCGCCGAGACGGCAACGACGACCTTAAAAAACAGGAAAAATCTGGAGAGCTTACGGAAGATGGACTTAAGGCTGAAACTGATAAACTTCAAAAATTGACAGATAAATATATCGATGAGATCAACAAAATTTACGATGCAAAAGAAAAGGAAATATTAAACTGATTTTCTATGTCTATCGATAAACAAAATCTTCCGCTGCATGTCGCAATTACAATGGACGGCAACGGAAGATGGGCTCAAGCAAAGAATCTACCGCGAACTTCTGGTCACAACGAAGGTCTTCATGTTGCAAAACGAATTGTAAAAGCTTCATCAGACCTTGGTATAAAATTTTTGACTCTGTATGTTTTTTCTACAGAAAACTGGAAACGTGCCCAGCAGGAAGTCGGATTTCTCATGAATCTTATTCACTCACATCTGTGCGGTGAACTAAACTTTTACAAAAAAAATAAAATTAAAATCAACCATATCGGTGATTTTAAAGGGTTGCCGGAATCTGTTCAAAAAGATATAGCAAAAGCGATAGAGGATACTAAGGATTTTACAGGAATGACTGTAAACCTCGCAATAAACTACGGCGGCAGAAATGAGATTGTACGCGGAATAAAAAAAATCGTCGACAACAATATAAAATCGGAAAATATAGATGAAAAACTTGTCTCTCAGTATATGGATATGCCAGAGTCTCCAGATGTTGATCTTTTAATTCGCACCGGCGGAGAGAAACGATTGAGCAATTATCTGTTATGGCACATACCGTACGCTGAGCAAGTTTATACAGATACTTTGTGGCCTGATTATTCAAATGAAGAATTTTATTCAAATATAGAAATTTTCCAACACAGAAACAGACGGTTTGGTGCTGAAAAATAAACGATGAAATTCAAAAGGAATTGGTTTATGTCAAAAACATTGAAAAGATTATTAACATTTTTTATCGGTGTACCGTTGGTGCTCTCACTTGTATATGTTAATTTTATGTACCATCTGCCGTTGCAAATTGTCATTGGAATTTTTGCAGTTTTAGGTGCAAGTGAATTCCACGACATGCTTTCACAAAAATATAAATTGTTTTCAAAAGAAATAGTTTTGATTCTTGTTGCATTGCTTCCTTTTTCTTCATACATATTTACTTTGGCAGGTCTTTCTTTTGATGTTACACAATGGTTTTTTGTTTTTGAAATCATTTTTTTGATGGCTTTTGAATGTTTTTCTCAAAAATCGTTTGAACAATCATCTTCTAAAATCGCATTTTCACTTTTGATAGTTTTTTATACAGGATTTTTGCTTACATTCCTTTCGAGAATGGCATTGTTAGAAAATTCAAGATATGTGATTTCACTGTTCTTAGTTTATGTATTTATGTGTGATTCTTTTGCATGGTTTTTCGGTATTTTATTTGGTAAAGGAACGCGCGGAGTTGTCGCTGCAAGCCCGAACAAAAGCGTTGTAGGATTCGCAGGTGGAATCGTATGTGCTACAGGCTGTGGGTTATTGTTTAAAGTTTTTTTCCCATCAATCTTTGATGTACCGTATCTGAATCTCATCATTCTAGGAATTTTTACTTCTTTGGCTGGCATTTCTGGCGACCTTGTTGAATCTGTCTTCAAACGTTCGTGTGAAGTAAAAGACAGTGGAAATTTGATTCCGGGTCGCGGTGGAGTGCTCGATTCAATCGACTCGATTTTAGTTGCAGGACCGATTTTCTATATCGGTTATAATTTTTTGATAAAATAAACAGGATTATGAAAAAAGTTTTAGTTCTCGGCTGTACTGGTTCAATTGGAACAAATGCACTAAAAATAGCAGACAACATGCCTGAAGATTTTTCAGTATGTGGGCTTCAGGCTAATTTAAATGAAAAAAAACTCGCAGAATTGAGCAAAAAATACAATTGCCCTTCTCTGCTTACTTCAAAAGACAGCTCTCAAGCGGCATTCCAAAAACTTATAGAGCAGTCAAAACCTGACATAGTCGTAAATGGAATTGCAGGAAGCGCAGGCCTTCTTCCATCTAAAGTCACACTCCAAAATGGAATAGACCTTGCGTTGGCAAATAAAGAGACAATCGTCATGGCAGGTCTACTTATAAAAGAATTAGCGCAATCTAAAAATGCAAAAATTCTTCCTGTAGATTCAGAGCATTCTGCAATTTTTAATCTTGTTGAAAAGATTGGAAAAAAGAATATATCTAAAATAATAATCACGGCGAGCGGCGGCCCATTTAGAAATTACACAAAGCAGCAGCTTGAAAACGTCACACTTGAGCAGGCTCTAAATCACCCTACTTGGAAAATGGGTCCTAAGATTACTGTCGATTCATCTACGTTGGCAAATAAAGGGCTTGAAGTTATAGAAGCCGCCTTTTTGTTTGATGTAAACGCAGATCAAATTGAAGTCGTAGTTCATCCTCAAAGCTTGGTTCATTCTTTAGTCAGAGCGAACGACGGAATGCTTTATGCTCAGATTTCCGACCCTGATATGAAACATCCGATTTTCAGTGCGCTTACTTGGCCTGAAAATAAAAAAACATACCTGCCGCCTTTTGACCTTTTTGATAAGGAAATGACTTTTTTTAAGGCAAGGACAGATGATTTTCCTTTGCTTGATTATGCCTTTGAATGTGTAAAACTTAAAAACTGTTATCCTGTCGCTTTTAATGCGGCAAATGAAGTTGCAGTTCACGCATTTTTAGACGGAAAGATCAAATATACGAAGATTGCAAAAATTGTCAGAAGCGTGCTTGATAAAGACTGGAATATAAGGCTTGATTCTTTTGAGACTGTTTTTGAATTAGATAAAAAAGCGCGCAAAATTGCCACGGAGTTGATATGAAATGGATATTTGGCATAATTGGCTTGTGTTTTTTGATTTTATTTCATGAGCTGGGACATTTTCTTGCCGCAAAATTGTTTGGCGTAAAAGTTGAAACTTTTTCGATAGGTATGGGGCCAATTCTTCTTCATAAAAAAATCAGAGGGACAGATTACAGAATTTCTCTTTTTCCGATTGGCGGATATTGCGGAATGAAAGGTGAAAAAGATTTTCAAAAAGCGATAGAAGAAAAATTGCCATTCATTGACGGAGAGGCAGACTCTTTATATGGCGTTCATTCGATTAAGCGTGCTCTTATCGGTTTTGCAGGTCCTTTTTTTAACTTTTTTCTCGCATTTATCGCATACACCTTAATTGTAGGAATCGGATACACTTACTATACATATTCAAACAAGATAAAAATTACAGATGAAATTTCATGCAAAGTTGCAAAAAATGCGGGATTGATAACTGGCGACAAAATCATAAAAGTAAACGGGAAAAACACTGATGATTTTTCACACATAATCGAAAACATCGGTTCAAGACCTGATGAAGATATTGTAGTGACAGTTGACCGCGATGGACAGATTTTAGACTTTAAAATGCACACCCAAATCAATAAATCAGATGGGACAGGAAAGATTGGAGTTGTGGCAGATTCTTCTGAAGTTCTTGAAAAAAGTACCCCAAAATATGGATTTTTCGGAACTATCGGACATGGATTTTTAGATACATTAAATGCAGTGAAACTCACAATAAAAAGTATCGGGATTTTATTCAAAGGAGTCGATTTAAACAATGCAGTCAGCGGACCTGCTCGTGTGACAGACTTGCTCGGCTCTACAATTCAAGAAAGTTTTGCTTCAGGAAAAAAAGAAGGTTTTATCAGCATTTTGTATCTATTTTCAATGATAAGTATTTCTCTTTTTATCATGAATCTTTTGCCGATTCCTGTTTTAGACGGAAGTTTAATTCTTTTAGCGTTGATTGAATTTGTCACTCATAAAAAAATAAATCCTAAAATTCAATATTACATACAATTTGTAGGCCTCGCTGTCATCATTTTGTTATTTTTTATAGGATTGAAAGGCGATATCACATATTTTATAAACAGAGGTAAAAATTGATGAAAAAAATAATTTCTTTTGGAATTATCACAGCTTTATTTTTTTGTATTTATGCTCAGTCTCACATGTCTACACAATCGCATCAGCAGCAAGTAAATAAAATACTGCCAGTGACTGTTCGAAACAATGACGGTTCTTTTTACAGCGCCTCTGATGACGGTTTTGTAATAAAATGGTCGTTCGATAATCAAGGGGAACATTATCAGTTTTCCGATGTTGCAATAAAAATGTTGGCTGTTTCGCCTGATGGAAATGACATTGCGCTATATGAAACTGATGGCGGCTCTATCAATAAAGTGACAGTTTGGGATTTTAATACTTTTAACCGCAAATATCAAAAAAAGTTTTCAGATTCGATCACTTCACTTTCGTATTCCTCAAAAGGGACTTATCTGATTGTCGGAACAGCAACTGTAGATGGTGCTGTTTTTATCCGCACGAACGGCTGGAAAGTTGTAGATAAAATCAAGGGAAACACAGGGATTGTCAGTTATGTGACTACAAGTGAATCTGAAAAAAGTTGTGTTTTTTATTCTCCGTCTGGAACACTTTCGTTTTACAACATGCAAACTGGAATGCTAAAACAAAAACTCGGTATCGTAAACGGACTGAATCAAACTGTGATGTTTAATCAAAACAAATTGTTTGCAGGCGTAAAAGACAACTCGATTTATGTGACAGCAGCCGGAAAAACAATCTCTAAAATTTCAGCACAAAATCCTATAATTTTATCATCTTCTGCCGACTATAATCTTTATTATCTTGAAAACGATGGAAGAAGCAATTACGAAATTAAAATGCTTGAAAACTTGGACGAAGGTAAAGTTTCTAATCCTCGCACAGTAAAGACGATGAAAGGACCTAGAGGAAGTTCTGTCATCACGACTGCCTGTAAAGATGCCGTAAACGTGTATCTCGGCGGACGAGACGGCGCAATCTATAAAACAGAAGTTGAACCATCTTTTATATCTGAAACGTTAAATCCTATAACTGAAAATACATATTCAAAGATTTACGGAATGGCTCCTTCCGAAACTGATTTTTACTTTTTGACAGCATCTTCAATTTACCAGTCTTCGTATGATACTGGTGTTATAAACAAACTGTATACGACAAACGGTCAAAACAGAATTACAAAATATAAAGATGGAAATGTGATTCTATGGTCTAAATCAGATAAAATGCCGGTTATTCAACTTGACCTTGATAAAAAAACTTCAAAAACACTGTATACGCCTAAGAATAATGTTGAACAACTTCGTATTTGCACAGTTGACGGAGACGATTTTATTGTTGAAGTTGAAAGCAATGGTTCTGTCTATATGTATGACTTTCAGACAGAGTATATCAAAGAAGTTTATACAGGAACCGGAATTCAAGATGCAGTTTATATGAACGACAGACAAGTCTACGTTGCAAAATCAGCTTCGACAAATCCAAAGTCGCCGTTGCTGAGCGTAAATCCAGAAACGCTCGAAACAGTTCCTGTAAACATAAAAGGGAACGTTATCTATGCGTTGAGTGCAGACGAAAAAACAATTTACGGAATCAATGTAATTCAAGATGATTCTTCGTTGAACACTTATGTATTTTCTTATGAAA includes:
- the rpmF gene encoding 50S ribosomal protein L32, with protein sequence MAVPRSKTSKAVTKRRQTINMKLTAPQLVECNNCGNLVQSHHVCPKCGFYRGRQVITPETKG
- the coaD gene encoding pantetheine-phosphate adenylyltransferase; amino-acid sequence: MIKAVFAGSFDPPTNGHLDIISRAAKLFEKVDVVVSVNPDKKYMFTQEERVSMLKELVSSIKNVSVHAYTGLIVNYAKQNNAKVLVRGVRSSNDFAYEFELALMNQNLNPEIETVLLQSKEKFAIVKSSSIKELAKFGGDISRMVPPLVEKALMEKYSK
- a CDS encoding HEAT repeat domain-containing protein → MYISKKVLISTFLILSSVFVFAQEQKVQSKKNSDKEEETSVESEYLTDVDGDIIMTLAESDDYDNKLVALQYLQSALDEGNTSDSVIQALDRLAGEGITSQSRTKGRVTNNFPEIRRQACLLMAKVPTEHTKNTLISIAVADNEPMVIAAAVKSLGQIGINNNDETVEAIAFANRRNQVLNPTSSLALEVLNAFEALANSTENRKTMIDSISRISVDYHYVTPVRQKAYKLLKSISSNGNGDKKKKSEKKSKSSDSSVVEE
- a CDS encoding nucleoside triphosphate pyrophosphatase, which produces MEPIILASSSPRRQDILKMLKIPFRVIIPNIDETLSTVKEPELIPEVFAREKISAVIHSLPSGQEIPWILGADTVIVFEGKIFGKPQSHQQAIEYLSQLQGKKHTVVTAIVLYNGRVREISSRICKTDITFSPMSQQEIEWYAETGEWHGAAGGYRIQSLASCFVSKIEGSYSGAVGLPVFELYDILKEQGYSILE
- the rpsB gene encoding 30S ribosomal protein S2, giving the protein MAVVTMKNLLESGVHFGHQVRRWDPRMKKYIFAERNGIHIIDLQKTIAAIKDGYDEVRRVTASGKSVLFVGTKKQAQQAVQKEAERCGMYYVNNRWLGGMLTNFSTIKKSLQRLKKIEKMEIDGTFENLTKKEVAALLKEKSKLEKNLGGIKEMKELPGVLFVIDTHKEQLAVAEARRMGIPIIAVVDTNCNPEGIDFPIPGNDDAIRAISLFTSIIANAVIESDNEAGLKILENLNDEEEVTTDAAVKNEDEEIVDYSNYQPTEVKEEDVEADEKDSLVDEDRIYKD
- the tsf gene encoding translation elongation factor Ts, which encodes MAITAADVKALREKTGAGMMECKKALTECNGDSAEAEKYLKEKGLAAVAKRSERATTEGRLFIRQDGNKIYVVELTCETDFVAKNADFIALGEKMLDVIIAKGYTSVSDELKAMMEDLAVKIRENMAVSKVEVIEIPENSVGSFYIHSDKKTGAVVVISGSTSDAVKTFAYDCCLHIAAFTPSYISKKDVPQSYIDEQKEIFKAQMDQDEKMASKPENVKEGILIGKINKHLAEICFEDQMFVKDDKKTVIAKIAEVGKENGATLKFITAKLFVLGK
- the frr gene encoding ribosome recycling factor codes for the protein MAETNEVRMEKTIASLKDSFNTIRTGRANAAIFDKVRVDYYGTKSPLNQVASIAIPEARSVIITPFDKSLIGEIEKAIQVADLGFNPSNDGKVIRIAIPPLTADRRKELVKQAKTIAENSRTAIRNIRRDGNDDLKKQEKSGELTEDGLKAETDKLQKLTDKYIDEINKIYDAKEKEILN
- the uppS gene encoding polyprenyl diphosphate synthase; this encodes MSIDKQNLPLHVAITMDGNGRWAQAKNLPRTSGHNEGLHVAKRIVKASSDLGIKFLTLYVFSTENWKRAQQEVGFLMNLIHSHLCGELNFYKKNKIKINHIGDFKGLPESVQKDIAKAIEDTKDFTGMTVNLAINYGGRNEIVRGIKKIVDNNIKSENIDEKLVSQYMDMPESPDVDLLIRTGGEKRLSNYLLWHIPYAEQVYTDTLWPDYSNEEFYSNIEIFQHRNRRFGAEK
- a CDS encoding phosphatidate cytidylyltransferase, translated to MSKTLKRLLTFFIGVPLVLSLVYVNFMYHLPLQIVIGIFAVLGASEFHDMLSQKYKLFSKEIVLILVALLPFSSYIFTLAGLSFDVTQWFFVFEIIFLMAFECFSQKSFEQSSSKIAFSLLIVFYTGFLLTFLSRMALLENSRYVISLFLVYVFMCDSFAWFFGILFGKGTRGVVAASPNKSVVGFAGGIVCATGCGLLFKVFFPSIFDVPYLNLIILGIFTSLAGISGDLVESVFKRSCEVKDSGNLIPGRGGVLDSIDSILVAGPIFYIGYNFLIK
- the dxr gene encoding 1-deoxy-D-xylulose-5-phosphate reductoisomerase, translating into MKKVLVLGCTGSIGTNALKIADNMPEDFSVCGLQANLNEKKLAELSKKYNCPSLLTSKDSSQAAFQKLIEQSKPDIVVNGIAGSAGLLPSKVTLQNGIDLALANKETIVMAGLLIKELAQSKNAKILPVDSEHSAIFNLVEKIGKKNISKIIITASGGPFRNYTKQQLENVTLEQALNHPTWKMGPKITVDSSTLANKGLEVIEAAFLFDVNADQIEVVVHPQSLVHSLVRANDGMLYAQISDPDMKHPIFSALTWPENKKTYLPPFDLFDKEMTFFKARTDDFPLLDYAFECVKLKNCYPVAFNAANEVAVHAFLDGKIKYTKIAKIVRSVLDKDWNIRLDSFETVFELDKKARKIATELI
- a CDS encoding RIP metalloprotease encodes the protein MKWIFGIIGLCFLILFHELGHFLAAKLFGVKVETFSIGMGPILLHKKIRGTDYRISLFPIGGYCGMKGEKDFQKAIEEKLPFIDGEADSLYGVHSIKRALIGFAGPFFNFFLAFIAYTLIVGIGYTYYTYSNKIKITDEISCKVAKNAGLITGDKIIKVNGKNTDDFSHIIENIGSRPDEDIVVTVDRDGQILDFKMHTQINKSDGTGKIGVVADSSEVLEKSTPKYGFFGTIGHGFLDTLNAVKLTIKSIGILFKGVDLNNAVSGPARVTDLLGSTIQESFASGKKEGFISILYLFSMISISLFIMNLLPIPVLDGSLILLALIEFVTHKKINPKIQYYIQFVGLAVIILLFFIGLKGDITYFINRGKN